The nucleotide sequence GTGTCGACCTGGTTCAGCAGGCCGGTCTGCGCGAGGTAGCGCGTGGCGGGCGAGCCGTTCTCGAACAGCACCACGTGCTTGGTGCGGTCGTTCTCGTCGTACTTGAGCAGCTCGAGGTAGTTGACCGTCGCGCCTTCGCTGTCGATCGTCGCCTTGAACAGGTCGGTGGTGACCGTGACCTGTTCCTTCGGCACGGCGGCCGCGGCCTGCGTGGGCACGGCACCGGCGCTGGCGCCCGGTGCGGCACTGGCGCTGGGCACGCTGCTGCCGGCGGCGCCGGTGGTGGGCGAGGGCGCCGTGACGGCGGGCTTGGTCGAGGGCAGGAAGGTCGGCTTGTTGCCGTTGAAGACCTGCCATTGGTCCCACAGCAGCACCAGCGAGAACCCAAAAATCACCCACAGGATCGTGCGGCGTATATCGTTCATGACGAAGACTTCTTGTCGGAGGAGAGAAGAGACGAAAACAGCGAGCCTGACCGGTCCGTGCGACGCTGTGATTTCGGTGGGACCGGATCGTGCCCGCCCTGGCACCAGGGCTGGCAGCGCGCGATGCGGTGCAGCGTGAGGTAGCTGCCCTTGAGCGCGCCGTGCACCTCGAGCGCCTCGATCGAATAGACCGAGCAGGTCGGCTCGAAACGGCACGACTGGCCGAGCCAGGGGCTCAGCAGCAGGCGGTAGCCTTTGACGAGGCCGATCAGCAGGCGTTTCATGGAGAAGACCGTGCGGGTGGCGCGGCAGGCGCGCGCGCCGGTGCCGGGCGCGCGGCGCGCTCCAGCAACAGTTCGAGCTCGGCCCGCACGGCTCGCTTGAGCCGCTCGGACGAGGCACTCACGAATTCCTTGCGGTCGAAGGCCGACTTCAGGCGAACCACGTGCGCCGCGCGCGGCAATCCCGCGTGGGGCAGGGCGCTCACGCTGTAGATCTGGCGCTTGATCGCATTGCGCGTGACCGCGCGGCGCGCCCAGCGCTTGGGCACCATGGCACCCAGCCAGACGTCGTCGGACGCAAAAAGCTGCGCGCTCGATTCGGAATCGAGCGCGCAGCGATGCAATGCGAAATGGGCAGTGCGGGCCACGGTGGCACCTGCGAGAACGGCCTGGAACTGCGCGCGGGTCTTGAGCCGCTGCATGGGAGCCGGGCTGGACACGCCGCTGGCGCGAGCCGTCGAAGCTGGCCCGGGCGTTCCGGCTGCTGGCAACTGCCGTGGGTCGGGCGTCAGACGGCCAGGCGCTTGCGGCCCTTGGCGCGGCGTGCGTTGATGACAGCACGGCCG is from Variovorax paradoxus and encodes:
- a CDS encoding ribonuclease P protein component — protein: MQRLKTRAQFQAVLAGATVARTAHFALHRCALDSESSAQLFASDDVWLGAMVPKRWARRAVTRNAIKRQIYSVSALPHAGLPRAAHVVRLKSAFDRKEFVSASSERLKRAVRAELELLLERAARPAPARAPAAPPARSSP
- the yidD gene encoding membrane protein insertion efficiency factor YidD; translation: MKRLLIGLVKGYRLLLSPWLGQSCRFEPTCSVYSIEALEVHGALKGSYLTLHRIARCQPWCQGGHDPVPPKSQRRTDRSGSLFSSLLSSDKKSSS